Part of the Georgenia sp. TF02-10 genome, CTCCAGCTCGGCCCGGACCTGACCTTCGCCGGTGCCGCCGCCGCGCTGCCCTACCTGGACGCCCTCGGCGTCACCGACCTCTACCTCTCCCCCGTGCTGCAGGCCGCGCCGGGCTCCACCCACGGCTACGACGTCGTGGACCACTCCCGGATCAGCGACGTCCTCGGCGGGCGCGCCGGCCTGGAGGCCCTGGCCGCCGCCGCACACGCGCGCGGGATGGGCGTCGTCGTCGACGTCGTGCCCAACCACATGGCCGTGCCCACCCCGGCCTGGCACAACCGGGCGCTGTGGTCGGTGCTCAAGCACGGCCCGGACTCCCCCTACGCCACCTGGTTCGACATCGACGTCGGCGGCGGGGAGGGCGTGCTGATGCCCGTCCTGGGCGCCCGGGTGGGCACCGTGCTGGCGGCCGGGGAGCTCACCGTGGGCACCGCCGTCGTGCCCACCGAGCCCGACGCCGGCGAGCAGCCGGTGCTGCGCTACTACTACCACGTCTTCCCCGTCCGGGCCGGCACCGAGCAGCTCCCGCTCGCCGAGCTCCTCGAGCGCCAGCACTACCGGCTGGCCTACTGGCGGGTGGCGGACGAGGAGCTGAACTACCGCCGGTTCTTCGACGTCGGCACCCTCGCCGCGGTCCGGGTGGAGGACCCCGAGGTCTTCGCCGCCACCCACGCCCTGCTGCTCGCGCTGCTCGCCGACGGCGTCATCGACGCCCTGCGGATCGACCACCCGGACGGCCTGGCGGACCCCCGCGGCTACTTCCGCCGCCTCCACGAGGCCACCGGCGGGGCGTGGGTCGCCGCCGAGAAGATCCTCGAGGGCGGCGAGCAGCTCCCGGCGGACTGGCCGGTGGCCGGCACCACCGGCTACGACGCCGCCTGGCGGCTCGGCGCGCTGCAGGTCGAGCCGGCCGGCGCGCTGCCGCTGGGCGGGCTGCTGGCCGAGCTCACCGGGGACGTCCCCGGCGCCCTGCCGGCGGAGGTCGAGCGGTCCAAGCGGCAGGTCGTCAGCACCTCCCTCTACGCCGAGGTGCACCGCCTGGCCACCCAGCTGCACGAGCTGTGCCACGCCGACATCCGGCTGCGCGACCACACCTTCCGGTCCCTGTTCGAGTGCGTCGCCGAGCTGGTCGTGGCGATGGACCGCTACCGCGCCTACGTCGTGCCCGGCGAGAGCGCCCCGGCCGGCGCCGAGGCGGTGCTCCGCGACGCCGCCGACCGGGCCCGGGCCCGGCTCGAGCCGGACCGGCACGAGACCCTCGACGTCGTGCTCGACCTCCTGCTCGGCAAGGAGGTGGGCAGCGCCGGGCGCAGCCACGAGGCCCGCCGCGGCGAGGCGATCGTGCGCTTCCAGCAGGTCTGCGGGGCGGTGACGGCCAAGGGGGTGGAGGACACCGCCTTCTACCGCTGGACCCACCTGGTCAGCCTGTGCGAGGTGGGCGCGGACGCCGAGCGGTTCGGGCTCGGCGCCGACGAGCTGCACGCCTGGGTCCAGGAGACCGCCGCCGCCTGGCCGGTGACGATGACCGCCGGGTCCACCCACGACACCAAGCGCGGGGAGGACGTCCGCGCCCGGATCGGGGTGCTGTCCCAGCACGCCGAGGAGTGGGTGGCGCTGGTCCACGACCTGCGCACCGCCACCGAGCCGCTGCGCCCGGCGGACCTGGACGGGCGCACCGAGAACCTGCTCTGGCAGACCCTGGCCGGGACCTGGACGCCGGCCGGGCCGATCGAGGCCGACCGGCTGCGGGCGTACCTGACCAAGGCGGCGCGGGAGCAGAAGACCTGGACCTCCTGGACCGCGCCGGCGGCGGACCGGGAGGCCGAGCTGGTCGGCTTCGCCGACGCGCTGCTCCAGGACGACGGCGTCCGGGCCGCGTTCGACGGCTGGGTCGCCAGCACCGGGCCCGCGGTCCGCGCGGCGGTGCTCGGCACCAAGCTGCTCCAGCTCACGATCCTCGGCGTCGCCGACGTCTACCAGGGCACCGAGGTCACCCGCACCTCGCTGGTGGACCCGGACAACCGGCGCCCGGTGGACTTCGCCGCCCTGGCCGGGGCGCTGGCCCGGCTGGACGACGGCGCCGCCCCGGTGGGCCTGGACGAGGAGAAGCTCCAGCTCACCGCCGCGGCGCTGCGGCTGCGCCGCGCCCGGCCGGGCGCGTTCGTCGGCGCGGGCGCCGGGTACGAGCCGCTGCCGACCACCTCCGGCCACGCCGTCGCCCTGGCCCGCACCGACGGCGACGGCCCGCAGGTGGTCGCCGTCGCCACCCGGCTCGCCCACGTGCTGGACCGCCTCGGCGGGTTCGGCGAGCACACCGTCGTCCTGCCGCCGGGACGGTGGCGCGGCGCGCTCACCGGGGCCACCTACGACGGCGGCGCCCACCGCCTGGCGGACCTGCTCGCCGCCCGGCCGGTCGCCCTGCTGGAGCGGGTCGGATGAGCGGCGCCGCGCCCACCGGCCCGGGGTCTGCCGGTCGCGGGCCCGCCGCCCCGCCGACCGTGTGGGCGCCGGCCGCGACCGCCGTCGCCCTGGTCACCGGCGGGCGGGACCACCCGATGCACCCCCGGCCCGGCGGCTGGTGGCAGGCGGCCGCGCCGCTGCCGCCGGGCACCGACTACGCCTTCCGGCTCGACGGCGGCCCGGCGCTGCCCGACCCCCGCAGCCCCTGGCAGCCGGCCGGGGTGCACGGGCCCTCGCGCACCTTCGACCCCGCCGCGCACGCCTGGGGGGACGCCGGCTGGGCCGGGCGCTCGAGCCTGGGCGCGGTGGTCTACGAGCTGCACGTGGGGACCTTCTCCGCCGCGGGCACCTTCGACGGCGCGCTGGCCCACCTGGACCACCTCGTCGACCTCGGCGTGGACATGGTCGAGCTGATGCCGGTGGCCGCCTTCCCCGGCACGCACGGCTGGGGGTACGACGGGGTGGCCCTGTACGCGGTGCACGAGGCCTACGGCGGGCCGGCCGGGCTGCAGCGCTTCGTCGACGCCTGCCACCAGCGCGGCCTAACGGTGTGCCTGGACGTGGTCTACAACCACCTCGGGCCGTCCGGGAACTACCTCGGCGCGTACGGGCCGTACTTCACCGACCGCCACCACACCCCGTGGGGCAGCGCGGTCAACCTCGACGGCCCCGACGCCGGCCCGGTGCGGGCCTTCGTCATCGAGAACGCGCTGCGCTGGCTGCGGGACTTCCACGTCGATGCCCTGCGGCTGGACGCCGTCCACGCCCTGCTCGACGACTCCCCGCGGCACCTGCTCGCCGAGCTCGCCGACGCCGTCGCGGACCTGGCCGAGACGGTGGGCCGGCCGCTGTCGCTCATCGCCGAGTCCGACCGCAACGACCCCCGCACGGTCGCCCCGACCGCCGTCGGCGGGCTGGGGATGACGGCGCAGTGGGCCGACGACGTCCACCACGCCCTGCACGCCTACCTCACCGGCGAGCGGCACGGGTACTACACAGACTTCGGCGCGCCGGAGACCCTTTCCCGGGCGTTGACCGAGGTGTTCGTGCACGCCGGCACCTTCTCCACCTTCCGCGGCCGGGACTGGGGCGCGCCGGTCCCGCCCGAGGTGGACGGGCGCCGGTTCGTCGTCTTCGCCCAGGACCACGACCAGGTGGGCAACCGCGCGCTGGGCGACCGGCCCAGCGCGGTGCTGGACGACGGCCAGCTGGCGGCGGCGGCCGCGCTCGTCCTGCTCGCCCCATACACCCCGATGCTGTTCATGGGCGAGGAGTGGGGCGCCCGCACCCCGTTCCAGTACTTCACCGACCACGCCGAGCCCGAGCTCGCCGCCGCGGTCCGGGAGGGCCGCACCGCCGAGTTCGGCGCGCACGGCTGGGCCGAGCTCTACGGCGGGGACGTCACAGTGCCCGACCCGCAGTCCCCGGCCACGGTCGCCGCGTCCCGGCTGGACTGGGCCGAGCCGGCCGAGCCGCGCGGGGAACGGCTGCTGGGCTGGTACCGGGACCTCATCGCGCTGCGCCGCGCCGAGCCGGACCTCGCCAGCGGGGACCGCTCGGCCACCGCGGCGGACGTGAGCGAGGAGAGCGTGCTGCTGCGCCGGGGGAGCTTCCTGGTCGCCGCGCCCACCGGCGACGGCGGCCAGACCCTGCCGCTGCCCGGTGGGGCCGACGTCGTGCTCGCCTTCGGCGGCGCCGAGGTCCGGGACGGGCAGGTCGTCCTGGACCGGCACGCGGTGGCGGTGCTGCGGCTGCGGTGACCGGCGCCGTCAGCCGTAGTACACCCCGATCCGCCGCCCGTCGACGACCTGGACCGCGACGTCCATGTCGAACACCTCCCGCAGCCGGTCGGTGTCGATGATCTCCTCCGGACCGCCCTGGCACAGCACCCGGCCGTCCTTCATCGCCACGATGTGGTCGGAGTAGCACGAGGCGAAGTTGATGTCGTGGACCACCAGCACGACCGTCTTGCCCAGCTCGTCGGCGGTGCGGCGGAGCAGCTTCATCATCGTCACCGCGTGCCGCATGTCCAGGTTGTTCAGCGGCTCGTCCATCAGGACGTAGTCGGTGTCCTGGCACAGCACCATGGCCACGAACGCCCGCTGCCGCTGCCCGCCGGAGAGCTCGTCGAGGTACCGCCCGGCCAGCGGGCCCAGCTCGAGGTAGTCCATCGCCGCGGCCACGTGCCGGCGGTCCTCCAGCGTCAGCCGCCCCCGGGAGTGCGGGTAGCGCCCGAACGCCACCAGGTCCTGCACGGTCAGCCGGACGGCGAGGTGGTTGTCCTGGCGCAGGATGGACAGCCGGGTCGCCAGCTCCCGGGACGGGGTCTTGGAGACGTCCAGGCCGTCCACGCTCACCGTGCCGCCGTCCATCTGCAGCAGCCGGGAGATCATCGACAGCACGGTGGACTTCCCCGCCCCGTTGGCGCCGATGATGGACGTCACCCCGCCGGCCGGCAGGGTGAGGGAGACGTCGTCGACGACGACCGTCCGCCCGTACCGCTTGGTCAGGGAACGGGTCTCGATCACCGGGTACCTCCACGAACGAGCAGGACGATGAACACGAGCCCGCCGAGGAACTCGATGACGACCGACAGCACGGTGTCCAGCCCGAACACGTGCTCCAGCACCGCCTGCCCGCCGACCAGGGTGATCACCGCGAGCAGCGCGGCGACCGGCAGCACGTAGGCGTGCCGGTGCGTGCCGGCCACCTGGTAGGCCAGGTTCGCCACCAGCAGGCCGAAGAAGGTGATCGGGCCGACCAGCGCCGTCGAGACGGACACCAGCAGGGCGGAGACGAGCAGGACCGCCATGGTCAGCCGCCGGTGGTCCACGCCCAGGGCGACGGCGTGCGCGCGGCCCAGCGCGAGGACGTCCAGGTCGCGCCGCCGGGTCCACGCCCAGGCGCAGACCAGGGCCACCACGGCGGTGCAGACGAGGAGCAGGGTGGGGTCCGGGGCGCTGAAGGAGGCGAAGAGCCGGTCGGCGACGGTGAGGTACTCGTTGGGGTCGATGACCCGCTGCAGGAACGTGGCCAGGGACCGGAAGAGGACCCCGAAGACGATGCCGACCAGCACCACCAGGTGCAGGCTGCGCCGGGGCCCGCCGAAGATCCACCGGAACAGCGCGGTGGAGAAGACGAGCATGGCCGCCACCTCCACCGCGAACCGGCCGGTCGGCGCCAGCCCGTTCACCGTCGTCGCCCCGAGGAAGAAGACGGCGGCGGTCTGGATCAGGGCGTAGAGGGAGTCGAAGCCCATGATCGCCGGGGTGAGGATGCGGTTCTCGGTCACCGTCTGGAACAGCACGGTGGAGACCGCGATCGCGACGCCGACCACCACCATGGCCGCCACCCGCCCGGCCCGCAGCGGCAGGATCAGGTCGAGCGCGTCCAGCGCGCCGAGGGTGAGGAAGAGGATCAGGACGGCGACGGCGGCCACCGCCAGCACCGCCACCACCCGGCCCGGGTGGGTCCCGGCGGCCGGCCCTGCCGGAGCGTCGTCGGCGCTGCGGCGGCCGTCGGCGGCGGGCGCGGCGCCGGTGCGGACGGTCTCAGCGGGCACCGCTCGGCCTCCGGAGCAGCAGGTAGAGGAAGACGGCGGACCCGACCACGCCGACGACCACCCCGATCGGGACCTCCGCCGGGTGGATGACGGTGCGGCCGACGATGTCGCAGGCGAGCACGAACCCGGCGCCGAGGAGCGCCACCCAGGGCAGGGAGCGGCGCAGGTAGTCCCCCATCGCCAGGCTGACGATGTTCGGCACCACCAGCCCGAGGAAGGGCAGCCCGCCGACGACGACCACGACGACGGCGCTCGTCACGGCGACGATCGACAGGCCCAGCGCCATCACCGCCCGGTAGCTCAGGCCCAGGTTGGTGGTCAGCTCCTCCCCCAGGCCGGCGACGGTGAACCGGTTGGCGGCCAGGTAGGCGACGACGGCGCACCCGCCGACGATCCACAGCAGCTCGTACCGGCCCCGGATGACCCCGGAGAAGTCCCCGGTCATCCAGGTGGAGAGGGTGTGCAGCATGTCGTTGCGGTAGGCCAGGAAGGTGGAGACCGAGCCGATGACGCCGGCGAGCATCATGCCGACCAGCGGCACGACGACGACCGAGCGCAGCTGGATCCGGCGCAGGATCGCCAGGAACAGCATCGTGCCGGCCAGGGCGAAGACGGTGGCGACCGCCATCTTCCCCACCAGCGGCAGCGCCGGCGCGACCAGGGTGACCACGAGCAGGCCCAGCCCGGCGGACTCCGTCGTGCCGGCCGTGGAGGGCTCGACGAACTTGTTCCGCACGAGCAGCTGCATGACCAGGCCGACGATCGCGATCGCGGACCCGGCCAGCAGGATGGACAGCGTGCGCGGCACCCGGGAGGACACCAGGGTCTGGGCCTGGGCGGCGGTGAGGTCGCCGGCGAGGACGTCGCCCACGCTCACCTCGGTGGCCCCGACGAAGAGGCTGACGCCGGCCAGGACCGCGACCCCCGCCGTGGCGGCGAGCAGGCCCAGGCGGAGCCGCAGCCGGCTGGGCCGGGGCTGCGGCTGGCCGCCGTCGGCCGGACGCGTCGAGCTGCCGTGGGCCGACCCCGCCGGGCCGCCGTCGGCAAGCCGGACCCGGCCGCCGTCGGATCGACGCACCGGGTCGCCGTCGGCGGGACGGACGAGGCCGCCGGCGACGGCGGGCGCAGGCGTGGCCGGACCGGGTGCGGGGCCGTCGACCGCGCGCCCGGTGCCGGGGTGGGCGGTGGCGGTCACGCGCCCAGCGCCTGGCCGACCTCGTCGATCATGGCCTCGACGTTGGACAGGCCGTGCATGACGATGTACCAGCGCTCCCCGTCCAGGTAGACGACCTGGTCCTGCTGCCAGGCGGTGGTGGCCGCGACCAGCTCGTTGTCCAGGATCTGCTCGGCGGCCTGGCCGCCGGTCTCGCCGATGGCGGCGTCGCGGTCGTTGACGAAGAGCCAGTCGGGGTTGGCGTCCCGGACCACCTCGAAGGAGACGACCTCCCCGTGCGGGTCGCTGGCGACGTCCGGGGCGGCCTCGGCCACGCCGAGCACCGTGAAGATGAGGCCGAAGCGGGACGCGGCCCCGTTCATGGTGACCTCGCCGCCGGAGGTCTGCAGCACCATCCCGGTGCCGGCCGCCTCCCCGGCCGGGCGGATCTCCTCGACCCGCTGGTCGATGCCGGCGAGGGCCTCGGCGACCTCGTCCTCCTTGCCGAAGATCTCCCCCAGCGTGCCGGCGCTCTCCTCCAGGCCGGCGAGGAAGTCGGTGGAGTCGAAGGTGACGTCCACGGTCGGGTAGCTCTTGCTCAGCTCGGGGTAGGCCGCGGCGGAGCGGAACCCGACCACGACGAGGTCGGGGTCGAGGCGGGCCAGGGCCTCGTAGTCCGGCTCGAACAGCGTGCCGACGTCGGTGTACTCCTCGCCGGTGTACTCCTCCAGGAAGGAGGGCACGCTGGCCTTGGGGACCCCGACGACGTCGACGTCGAGGGTGTCGAGGGTGTCCAGGGCGCCCATGTCGAAGACCGCGACGCGCTCGGGGTCGGCCGGCACCTCGGTGCTGCCCTGGGCGTGCTCGACGGTGATGGTGCTGGGCTCGGCGCTCTCGCCCTCCGCGGGCGGCTCCGCCTCGGCGCTGCCGCCGGCGGAGCAGGCCGCGAGGGCAGAGACGAGGACGACGGCGACGGCGGCGCGGCGCACGAGGGTGCTCACATGGGCTCCAGGGGTGGATCCGTAGGGAAGGAGGACCTAACGAAGGGGAGCCTAACCCAGATATACGCAACCGTCACCTACCGTAATTCAGCGGCCGACCCGGGCCCGCACGTGGCGCCCGGTTTGTCGCGTTCGCGGCGCTGGGCGGCGACCGCCTCGTACGTGTCGGCTTGTCATCACCGTCGGGCGGTCACCGACGCGACCCTGGGCGCGGGCGCGGGCGCGGGCGCGGGCCAGGCTAGGCCAGGCCGCGGATGGTGCTCTCCGCATCGTGTCGACCCGCAGCTGCGCGATCACCACGTCGATGCCGACCAGGGCACGGCCCATCGGGGTCGTGGTGTCGATGTCCGGCTCGGTCAGTGGCGGCGGGTCCGGCCAGGTGTGTTGCCGATGGTGTAGCTGGCGTGCCAGAGCTTGCTGCCCTGCCCGGCCCCGTGGGTCGCGTCCGGGGGCTGCGGTCAAGACGGGATGACACCTCGCCGGAGCACATCCGCCAGCCGGTCATTGCGGCCGGTGTCCTGGCTGTGGAAGCGCGCCGCGACGAACTCGTCGCGCAGCGTGGAGCCCGGTGCGAACTGTGCTGTGTCGAGTCGATAGCCGGCCTGCTCGGCGAGCTGGGAGAAGAACACGAACTGCGTGCGGGTGTTGCCCTCCCGGAAGCTGTGGATGACGTTCAGCTCGCCCCAGCTCTCCGCGAGCTCCTCGACGAACTCCTGATGCCCCAGGCCGCGCAGCAGGTCCTTCTGCGCGAGGCGCGCGTACTGCTGCTCGGCGGCCTCGGTCAGGTGCGGGCCTGCCCCGTAGTAGGTGTGGCCGTCCTTCGTCATGAACTGCCCCACCGGGGCGACACGCTCCTGCCCCGCCCACTCGTAGACGTCCTGGAACACGTAGTGGTGGATCGCTTTCATGTGGTCGTAGTCGAACTGGCCCTTCACCGGAGACTCGGCCAGCTCGCGCATCCGCAGGGCCGTGATGGCTTCCTCCATCGTGCGCAGCTTGTCGGGGTCCGTCTCACCGTGCGGCTTGCTCGGCGTCGTGAACTTGTTCCTCAGCACAGACGTACCTGGGATGAAGTAGTCATCCCAGGTACGAAAGACGTGCCGGCGCGGCATCAGCCCTGAACGTGGCGGCGGATCGCTGCGACCGCCTCATCCCCCGTCAGCTCGTGCCGGGCCGCCTGCTCCAGAATGCCGCGCAGCGCCGGGTCGGTGACCTCGTGCCCGGCCGCAGCCAGAGCGGCGTCCGCGAACGCGATGCGCTCCGCGACCTGGGTCTCGGTCGGGTCAGTAGCGGCGGTCGCCCGTGCCATGATCCACCCCTTTCAGCGGTGCGCCTATCCTAGCAGGTGGGCGAGATCGGTCGCGCGGAGGTTCTGGGTCTGACTTGGTTTCGGGACTATGGGAGCCTGTCCTTCTGAAGATTATCTCAATGAGCACACCCCAAGATGTGGGCTAGGAGGAGTCCAGGCGCCGCATTGTTCGACCGATCAAGCCCATTTGGCAACATGCTCCTGAAGCCACCTCTCTACGCGCAAACCTGCCAACGTAAGACGCTGACCTGCCCGCGGCGTCGCGATCAGGACTGTCGACGCCGAACGGGCCCCGGGTGGTACCGGGCGAACTTGCGGACCTGGTTGGCCTGCGCCGCGGCGATCTCCAGCCACCGCCGCGGGTCGCGCTCCGCCCGGTAGAGCAACGGGTTGGTGGCCGCGCCGGAGCGGGCCAGGCGCCGGACGACGGCGGCGTCCGCGGCCGAGAGGTACCGGGTCACCAGCGGCACCGGCACCACGTGGAAGAGGTGCTCGGCCGTGCCGATCACCGGTGCCACGGCCCGGTGGTCGACGAACGCGTCGACGTACATCTGCCCGACGTCGTAGCCGGAGGCGGTGACCGCGTAGCCGCTGCGGCCCACCCGCGGGTTGAGCTCGAGGAAGCGGTACACCCCGTCCCGCGGGTCGCGCTTGAGGTCCAGGTTGGCGAACCCGCGCCAGCCGACGTGCTCCAGCAGCCGGCGCGCCTGGGCCACGACGTCGGGGTTCGTCCCGGTGACCTGCGCGACGGAGTTGCCCAGTGCGCCGGGCGTGTGCTCCTCCAGCAGCACCCGGCCGAACTGCGCGAACCGCCAGTCCCCGTCCGGGCCGAAGAACAGGTTCACCGCCGCCATCTCCGCGTCCGGGCCGGGGACGTACTCCTGGACCACCAGCTCCCCGCTGTACCCGGCGGCGGCGATCCGGTCCAGCACGGCGGTCAGCTCGGCCGGGTCCTCCGCCCGGTCCACCTTCCGCTTGCCCGGGAAGGCCACCTCGTGGAAGTCCGCGGTGGACGCGGCCTTGACGACGACGGGGAAGGTCAGCCCGGCCGCGGCGGCGCCGCCGTCGCCGGCCTGGAGCACGACGGTGCGCGGCACCGGGAGCCCCAGCTCGGTGCACAGCGCGGTGAACCGGCCCTTGTCGGTGACGCGGTCGAGGGTGGCCGCGTCGGGGTAGGGCACGATGGCCTCGGCGAGCTCGGCGAGCTCGGCGAGCTCGGCGCGGTGGGCGACGAGCGCCTCGACGAGCCAGTCGGCGCTGCCGAGGAGCAGGTGCGGGCGCCCCGGCGCCTCCGCGAGCACGTCCCGCACCGCGCGCACCATGGTCGCCGGGTCGTCCAGGCCGGGCACCACGCGGTGGTCGACGGCGACCGAGCGGCGTACCGCCCAGGTCGCCACCCCGGCGAGCACCACGGAGCGGACGCCGAACCGCTCGTGGAACGTCCGGGCGGTGGCGTAGGCGCCGATGTCCCCGCCGAGGATGATCGGGCGGACACCGGTCTCGGTGGTGCTGGGCATGGACGTCCTTCCCGGCGTCCCGCTCGCCGGGAGCCCCGGCGAGCATAGCGACGGCGACCGGCGCCCTCCCGGCCCGGCACGCGCGCCCGCCGCGGCGCCCACCGCCGCCCATCCCTCCGGCGCGCCCTCCCGCCCGCGCGCCGCCCGCGACCTAGCCTTGGACCGTGACCGGCGACCGGGTGGCCCCACCCGACTTCGAGACCGCGCTGCTCAGCCTGCGCGGGCACCGGCTGCGGCCCGAGCTGCGGCTGGAGGAGGTCCCGGCCCCCACCCGGATCGCGCCCTACGCCCTGGCGCTGACCGGCGAGGTCAACACCGACGTCCGCGGCCGCGACCCGGACGCGCTGCTCGGCCACGGGCGGTTCGTCGTCCTGCACGAGCCCGCCGGGCAGGACGCCTGGCACGGGACCTTCCGCGTCGTCGTCATGGCCAAGGCCCGGCTCGAGCCCGAGCTGGGCGCGGACCCGCTGCTGGGCGAGGTGGGCTGGGCCTGGCTCACCGACTCCCTGCGCGAGGCCGGCGCCGGCTACCACCACCTCTCCGGCACCGTCACCCGGGTGCTCTCCGAGACGTTCGGCGGGCTGGAGCTGCGCGGCGGCGACGTCGAGATCGAGATCCGGGCCTCGTGGACCCCGGTCACCACCGACCTCGGCCCCCATCTGCTCGCCTGGGCCGCGCTCACCTGCGCCGCCGCCGGGCTTGAGCCGCTGCCGGAGAACGTCACCATGCTCACCCCCCGCGGCTGAGCGTGCCGCACCGACCGGCCGGTCCACGCGCCGTACCGTAGGCGGGTGCCACTGCCCGCACCCGAGCCCGAAGCCGCCCCGCTGGCCGAGGCGGCCGATAGCGCCCGCCCGCTGACCGCGCCGGCCGACGGCGTCCGTCCGCTCACCGCGCCCGCCGACGGCGTCCGCCCGCTCACCGCGCCCGCCGACGGCGTCCCCCCGGTCACCGACTCCCCCGCCGCCCTGGCCGCCGCCGTCGAGCGGCTCCGCGGCGGCACCGGGCCGGTCGCCGTCGACGCCGAGCGGGCCTCGGGGTACCGGTACGGCAGCCGCGCCTACCTGGTCCAGCTCCGCCGCGACGGCGCGGGCACGGTGCTCCTCGACCCGGTCCCGCTCACCGACCTCGACGGGCTGCCGGCGGTCCTCGGGGAGACCGAGTGGGTCCTGCACGCCGCCGACCAGGACCTGCCATCGCTGCGCGAGCTCGGCCTGGTCCCCCCGGCGCTGTTCGACACCGAGCTGGCCGCCCGGCTGCTCGGCCGCCAGCGGGTGGGGCTGGCCGCTGTCGTCGAGGACTACTTCGGCTACGCCCTCGCCAAGGAGCACTCCGCCGCGGACTGGTCCACGCGGCCGCTGCCGGAGTCCTGGCTGCGCTACGCC contains:
- the treY gene encoding malto-oligosyltrehalose synthase; amino-acid sequence: MSTYRLQLGPDLTFAGAAAALPYLDALGVTDLYLSPVLQAAPGSTHGYDVVDHSRISDVLGGRAGLEALAAAAHARGMGVVVDVVPNHMAVPTPAWHNRALWSVLKHGPDSPYATWFDIDVGGGEGVLMPVLGARVGTVLAAGELTVGTAVVPTEPDAGEQPVLRYYYHVFPVRAGTEQLPLAELLERQHYRLAYWRVADEELNYRRFFDVGTLAAVRVEDPEVFAATHALLLALLADGVIDALRIDHPDGLADPRGYFRRLHEATGGAWVAAEKILEGGEQLPADWPVAGTTGYDAAWRLGALQVEPAGALPLGGLLAELTGDVPGALPAEVERSKRQVVSTSLYAEVHRLATQLHELCHADIRLRDHTFRSLFECVAELVVAMDRYRAYVVPGESAPAGAEAVLRDAADRARARLEPDRHETLDVVLDLLLGKEVGSAGRSHEARRGEAIVRFQQVCGAVTAKGVEDTAFYRWTHLVSLCEVGADAERFGLGADELHAWVQETAAAWPVTMTAGSTHDTKRGEDVRARIGVLSQHAEEWVALVHDLRTATEPLRPADLDGRTENLLWQTLAGTWTPAGPIEADRLRAYLTKAAREQKTWTSWTAPAADREAELVGFADALLQDDGVRAAFDGWVASTGPAVRAAVLGTKLLQLTILGVADVYQGTEVTRTSLVDPDNRRPVDFAALAGALARLDDGAAPVGLDEEKLQLTAAALRLRRARPGAFVGAGAGYEPLPTTSGHAVALARTDGDGPQVVAVATRLAHVLDRLGGFGEHTVVLPPGRWRGALTGATYDGGAHRLADLLAARPVALLERVG
- the treZ gene encoding malto-oligosyltrehalose trehalohydrolase, which gives rise to MSGAAPTGPGSAGRGPAAPPTVWAPAATAVALVTGGRDHPMHPRPGGWWQAAAPLPPGTDYAFRLDGGPALPDPRSPWQPAGVHGPSRTFDPAAHAWGDAGWAGRSSLGAVVYELHVGTFSAAGTFDGALAHLDHLVDLGVDMVELMPVAAFPGTHGWGYDGVALYAVHEAYGGPAGLQRFVDACHQRGLTVCLDVVYNHLGPSGNYLGAYGPYFTDRHHTPWGSAVNLDGPDAGPVRAFVIENALRWLRDFHVDALRLDAVHALLDDSPRHLLAELADAVADLAETVGRPLSLIAESDRNDPRTVAPTAVGGLGMTAQWADDVHHALHAYLTGERHGYYTDFGAPETLSRALTEVFVHAGTFSTFRGRDWGAPVPPEVDGRRFVVFAQDHDQVGNRALGDRPSAVLDDGQLAAAAALVLLAPYTPMLFMGEEWGARTPFQYFTDHAEPELAAAVREGRTAEFGAHGWAELYGGDVTVPDPQSPATVAASRLDWAEPAEPRGERLLGWYRDLIALRRAEPDLASGDRSATAADVSEESVLLRRGSFLVAAPTGDGGQTLPLPGGADVVLAFGGAEVRDGQVVLDRHAVAVLRLR
- a CDS encoding ABC transporter ATP-binding protein, which gives rise to MIETRSLTKRYGRTVVVDDVSLTLPAGGVTSIIGANGAGKSTVLSMISRLLQMDGGTVSVDGLDVSKTPSRELATRLSILRQDNHLAVRLTVQDLVAFGRYPHSRGRLTLEDRRHVAAAMDYLELGPLAGRYLDELSGGQRQRAFVAMVLCQDTDYVLMDEPLNNLDMRHAVTMMKLLRRTADELGKTVVLVVHDINFASCYSDHIVAMKDGRVLCQGGPEEIIDTDRLREVFDMDVAVQVVDGRRIGVYYG
- a CDS encoding iron chelate uptake ABC transporter family permease subunit, with the protein product MPAETVRTGAAPAADGRRSADDAPAGPAAGTHPGRVVAVLAVAAVAVLILFLTLGALDALDLILPLRAGRVAAMVVVGVAIAVSTVLFQTVTENRILTPAIMGFDSLYALIQTAAVFFLGATTVNGLAPTGRFAVEVAAMLVFSTALFRWIFGGPRRSLHLVVLVGIVFGVLFRSLATFLQRVIDPNEYLTVADRLFASFSAPDPTLLLVCTAVVALVCAWAWTRRRDLDVLALGRAHAVALGVDHRRLTMAVLLVSALLVSVSTALVGPITFFGLLVANLAYQVAGTHRHAYVLPVAALLAVITLVGGQAVLEHVFGLDTVLSVVIEFLGGLVFIVLLVRGGTR
- a CDS encoding ABC transporter permease, which translates into the protein MTATAHPGTGRAVDGPAPGPATPAPAVAGGLVRPADGDPVRRSDGGRVRLADGGPAGSAHGSSTRPADGGQPQPRPSRLRLRLGLLAATAGVAVLAGVSLFVGATEVSVGDVLAGDLTAAQAQTLVSSRVPRTLSILLAGSAIAIVGLVMQLLVRNKFVEPSTAGTTESAGLGLLVVTLVAPALPLVGKMAVATVFALAGTMLFLAILRRIQLRSVVVVPLVGMMLAGVIGSVSTFLAYRNDMLHTLSTWMTGDFSGVIRGRYELLWIVGGCAVVAYLAANRFTVAGLGEELTTNLGLSYRAVMALGLSIVAVTSAVVVVVVGGLPFLGLVVPNIVSLAMGDYLRRSLPWVALLGAGFVLACDIVGRTVIHPAEVPIGVVVGVVGSAVFLYLLLRRPSGAR
- a CDS encoding siderophore ABC transporter substrate-binding protein → MSTLVRRAAVAVVLVSALAACSAGGSAEAEPPAEGESAEPSTITVEHAQGSTEVPADPERVAVFDMGALDTLDTLDVDVVGVPKASVPSFLEEYTGEEYTDVGTLFEPDYEALARLDPDLVVVGFRSAAAYPELSKSYPTVDVTFDSTDFLAGLEESAGTLGEIFGKEDEVAEALAGIDQRVEEIRPAGEAAGTGMVLQTSGGEVTMNGAASRFGLIFTVLGVAEAAPDVASDPHGEVVSFEVVRDANPDWLFVNDRDAAIGETGGQAAEQILDNELVAATTAWQQDQVVYLDGERWYIVMHGLSNVEAMIDEVGQALGA
- a CDS encoding Fic family protein, translated to MLRNKFTTPSKPHGETDPDKLRTMEEAITALRMRELAESPVKGQFDYDHMKAIHHYVFQDVYEWAGQERVAPVGQFMTKDGHTYYGAGPHLTEAAEQQYARLAQKDLLRGLGHQEFVEELAESWGELNVIHSFREGNTRTQFVFFSQLAEQAGYRLDTAQFAPGSTLRDEFVAARFHSQDTGRNDRLADVLRRGVIPS